A single region of the Anopheles funestus chromosome X, idAnoFuneDA-416_04, whole genome shotgun sequence genome encodes:
- the LOC125766343 gene encoding nose resistant to fluoxetine protein 6-like encodes MLVWRFWLFGGLVPYVLALNDQRPSIDYTGIVDELQSLDTRQLRNETQCDRQLLALVAGVQAKEFWTVKLLDSWGKWPAGIFSGNLYELGHYDQCIDLRHEHGMPTVGTIQGRYCLLTVPLENLLPPGRSPTQRIMPGTSGKIWAAHLGVCIPASCTAEHFQQFLNESVPKLPPLRLSCNAIPPTLGSVQWVTISIFGTILLLAVASTLYEAVQLCRGRTPHRNLVIFSLYCNGRKLLATYQRNVQASSVKSSTIDCINGLRVISMVWVVFSHNYVRIAMQPIINSHVILSWLESYHSVLVVSSTVSVDTFFLLSGLLTCWSILNALDKCGKLNVPIMYLHRYLRLTPALAALVLFTATLMKYIGTGPFWDGAMSLTEDSCKEYWWSALLYVQNYVNPQNVCLGHTWYLSVDMQLYLLAPFIIYPLWRWGRRVLFVIVALIVASMVAVFVLFYVHHLRLSFLAVDEERLRHVYTYYPTHTRAGAWLVGVIYGYVLQRTKKHYVQLSRWFVALGWTLAGAAMLAILLGDHPIQQPDYDTLPQAVDAIYESLSRVSWATAVGWIVFACVNGYGGPINDFLGATVWQPLGRLSYAIYLLHLPIQTMLAGFARVPYYFTDLLAVYQFWGDIGFTLTVALLWTLLFESPIIGLERMLFGRGRETSKHTPEKPDTATNGESRVIPKSLSLSIQTARL; translated from the exons ATGTTGGTTTGGAGGTTTTGGCTGTTTGGTGGTTTAGTGCCGTACGTTCTCGCGCTTAACGATCAACGTCCATCAATCGATTACACCGGTATAGTGGACGAGCTCCAATCACTCGATACCCGTCAGCTGCGCAACGAAACGCAATGCGATCGACAGCTGCTGGCATTGGTAGCCGGCGTACAGGCGAAAGAGTTTTGGACAGTGAAAT TGCTCGATTCCTGGGGCAAATGGCCGGCTGGCATCTTCTCGGGCAATTTGTATGAACTAGGACACTACGATCAGTGTATCGATTTGCGACATGAGCATGGTATGCCTACCGTAGGTACGATACAAGGCCGCTACTGCTTGCTGACCGTGCCACTCGAGAATTTGCTACCACCGGGACGTTCTCCAACACAGCGCATAATGCCGGGTACGTCTGGAAAAATATGGGCCGCACATTTGGGTGTGTGCATTCCGGCATCCTGCACTGCCGAACACTTTCAACAGTTTCTCAACGAAAGCGTTCCCAAACTGCCACCTTTACGGCTTAGCTGTAACGCTATTCCACCTACACTCGGCTCTGTTCAGTGGGTAACGAT ATCCATTTTCGGCACTATTCTCCTGTTAGCGGTAGCGAGTACACTGTACGAAGCTGTCCAGCTATGTCGGGGACGGACACCGCATCGTAATCTGGTAATCTTTTCTCTCTACTGCAACGGAAGGAAACTGCTGGCGACGTATCAACGGAACGTACAGGCGTCATCCGTCAAGTCGAGCACAATCGACTGCATCAATGGTTTAAGAGTTATATCCATGGTGTGGGTTGTATTTAGCCACAACTACGTTCGTATAGCCATGCAGCCCATCATCAACTCGCATGTCATTCTATCG TGGCTTGAATCGTACCACAGTGTACTCGTCGTATCGTCTACCGTGTCGGTCGATACGTTCTTTCTGCTGAGCGGTTTGCTTACCTGCTGGAGTATACTGAACGCACTGGACAAGTGTGGTAAACTCAACGTTCCCATCATGTATCTGCATCGCTACCTCCGTCTTACGCCGGCTCTGGCCGCTCTGGTACTTTTCACCGCGACACTCATGAAGTACATCGGTACCGGTCCGTTTTGGGATGGCGCCATGTCACTAACGGAGGACAGCTGTAAGGAGTACTGGTGGTCGGCACTGCTGTACGTGCAGAACTACGTAAATCCGCAGAACGTGTGTCTCGGCCACACCTGGTACCTGTCCGTCGACATGCAGCTGTATCTGCTTGCACCGTTCATCATCTATCCACTGTGGCGTTGGGGGCGCCGTGTATTGTTCGTGATCGTGGCACTGATCGTCGCCTCGATGGTTGCCGTGTTCGTACTGTTTTACGTGCACCATTTGCGGCTATCGTTTCTGGCAGTGGATGAGGAACGTTTGCGGCACGTTTACACATACTATCCAACGCATACGCGTGCCGGTGCCTGGTTGGTAGGAGTGATATACGGGTACGTGTTGCAGCGCACTAAGAAACACTACGTCCAGCTGTCACGCTGGTTTGTCGCGCTTGGCTGGACGCTAGCGGGTGCCGCCATGTTGGCGATACTGCTCGGCGATCATCCAATTCAGCAGCCGGACTATGACACCTTACCGCAGGCGGTGGATGCGATTTACGAGTCACTCAGCCGGGTCAGTTGGGCCACTGCCGTCGGTTGGATTGTGTTCGCGTGTGTTAACGGGTACGGAGGACCCATCAACGACTTTCTCGGTGCAACCGTCTGGCAACCGCTTGGCCGCTTGTCGTACGCGATCTATCTGCTGCATCTGCCGATCCAAACGATGCTGGCAGGATTTGCCCGCGTGCCGTACTACTTTACTGATCTGCTAGCCGTGTATCAGTTTTGGGGTGACATTGGCTTCACGTTGACAGTCGCACTACTTTGGACGCTTCTTTTCGAGTCGCCAATTATCGGACTGGAACGGATGCTGTTTGGACGTGGACGAGAAACATCAAAGC ACACACCAGAGAAGCCCGATACAGCAACGAATGGCGAATCCAGAGTGATACCGAAATCTCTCTCACTATCAATTCAAACTGCACGCCTGTAA